A window of the Streptomyces sp. NBC_01351 genome harbors these coding sequences:
- a CDS encoding alpha/beta hydrolase: protein MDTSRLLRTTGTVIAAAGLLLSGCTSGGSGGPRAAASSDARMSVDEPALRPYYEQELSWRECGVPGFECATMKAPLDYAKPGSGQDVDIAVARRKATGPGKRLGSLVVNPGGPGGSGIGYLQAYAGIGYPAPVRARYDMVSFDPRGVDRSSPVECMTGPAMDKYTQVDQTPDDAAERARLVAAFKEFAAGCEERSGRILPHVSTVDAARDMDLLRAVLGDEKLTYVGASYGTFLGATYAELFPDRVGRLVLDGAMDPTRSALDLSRDQTAGFETAFVSFAKDCAKQPDCPLGKGGAEAMGERLKEFFRKADAQAVPTGEPARPLGEYLATTGVIDALYDESAWPQLREALTAAMDGDGAAMLALADSYYQREPDGRYANLMYANAAVNCLDQPPAFRGPEAVDAALPSFEKASPVFGAYMAWASLNCTYWPVKATGTAKPLTGKGAPPIVVVGTTRDPATPYKWAEALAGQLESGTLLTYDGDGHTAYGRGSDCIDTSINTYLLEGKPPTDGKKC from the coding sequence ATGGACACCAGTCGCCTGCTGCGTACGACCGGAACCGTGATCGCAGCCGCCGGGCTGCTCCTCTCCGGGTGCACCTCGGGAGGATCGGGGGGACCCCGGGCCGCCGCGTCCTCCGACGCCCGGATGTCCGTGGACGAGCCCGCGCTGCGCCCGTACTACGAGCAGGAGCTGAGCTGGCGGGAGTGCGGTGTCCCCGGCTTCGAGTGCGCCACGATGAAGGCCCCGCTGGACTACGCGAAGCCCGGCTCCGGCCAGGACGTCGACATCGCGGTGGCCCGCCGCAAGGCCACCGGCCCCGGCAAGCGGCTCGGTTCGCTCGTGGTCAACCCGGGAGGCCCGGGCGGCTCAGGCATCGGCTACCTCCAGGCGTACGCGGGCATCGGCTACCCCGCTCCGGTCCGCGCGCGGTACGACATGGTGTCCTTCGACCCGCGCGGGGTGGACCGCAGCAGCCCCGTCGAGTGCATGACCGGCCCGGCCATGGACAAGTACACCCAGGTGGACCAGACCCCGGACGACGCGGCCGAGCGGGCTCGGCTGGTGGCGGCCTTCAAGGAGTTCGCGGCGGGCTGCGAGGAGCGCTCCGGGCGGATCCTGCCGCACGTGTCCACCGTGGACGCCGCCCGGGACATGGACCTGCTGCGCGCGGTGCTCGGCGACGAGAAGCTCACGTACGTCGGAGCCTCGTACGGCACCTTCCTGGGGGCGACGTACGCGGAGCTGTTCCCCGACCGGGTCGGTCGACTGGTCCTGGACGGTGCGATGGACCCCACCCGGTCCGCGCTGGACCTGAGCCGGGACCAGACGGCGGGCTTCGAGACGGCCTTCGTCTCCTTCGCCAAGGACTGCGCGAAGCAGCCCGACTGCCCGCTCGGCAAGGGGGGAGCGGAGGCGATGGGGGAGCGCCTGAAGGAGTTCTTCCGCAAGGCCGACGCCCAGGCCGTCCCCACCGGGGAGCCGGCCCGCCCGCTGGGCGAATACCTCGCGACGACCGGGGTGATCGACGCGCTGTACGACGAGAGCGCCTGGCCGCAGCTGCGGGAGGCGCTCACGGCCGCCATGGACGGAGACGGCGCCGCCATGCTCGCCCTCGCCGACAGCTACTACCAGCGCGAGCCGGACGGCAGGTACGCCAACCTGATGTACGCCAACGCCGCCGTGAACTGCCTTGACCAGCCGCCGGCCTTCAGGGGCCCGGAGGCCGTGGACGCCGCCCTGCCCTCCTTCGAGAAGGCCTCCCCGGTCTTCGGCGCGTACATGGCCTGGGCCTCCCTGAACTGCACGTACTGGCCGGTGAAGGCCACGGGCACGGCGAAGCCCCTGACGGGGAAGGGCGCCCCTCCGATCGTGGTGGTGGGCACCACCCGCGACCCGGCGACCCCGTACAAGTGGGCGGAGGCCCTGGCGGGGCAACTCGAATCGGGCACCCTCCTCACCTACGACGGCGACGGCCACACGGCGTACGGCCGCGGCAGCGACTGCATCGACACGTCGATCAACACGTACCTCCTGGAGGGCAAGCCCCCGACGGACGGCAAGAAGTGCTGA